The window AATTGACGAAAATGATAGAACAATAAAAGGCACATCCAATCTGGTTTGGGCTTTGAAAGACGTTTCGTTTGATGTGTCGCAGGGAGAAGTAGTTGGTATAATTGGTAAAAATGGTGCAGGCAAATCAACTCTTTTGAAAATTTTATCACGAACTACAACACCAACAACCGGAACTATTAAGTTAAAGGGTCGTGTGGCAAGCTTGTTGGAAGTTGGAACTGGTTTTCATCCTGAGCTTTCCGGACGTGAAAATATTTTTTTAAATGGAACTATTATGGGCATGACCAAGCGTGAGGTTGCCCAAAAATTTGATGAAATTGTTGATTTTGCTGGTGTTGAAAAATATATCGATACTCCTGTTAAGCGTTACAGCAGCGGAATGTATGTTCGTTTGGCATTTGCAGTTGCTGCTCACTTAGAGCCAGAAATATTAATTGTGGATGAGGTGCTTGCGGTTGGCGATGTGGAGTTTCAAAAAAAATGTTTAGGCAAGATGAAAGATGTTTCCTCTGCCGGTAGAACTGTATTGTTTGTAAGTCATAATATGCCTGTGCTTAAAGCCTTGTGTACTCGCAGTATTATGTTGGAAAAAGGAAAGATTATAAAAAATGGAAATACAAACGAAATAGTTTCTTACTACTTGAATTCGGAAAAAGCAGCAACGGATAAAGATGGTGTAATTCCTGTTTCCACACAACGTATAGGCACAGGAGAAGGCAAGTTTTTTTATTTTGCATTGTTAGATGAACAAACAAAAAGCGGCACCGATCAAATCTATTTTAGAGATACACTTGTTGTTAAATTGGGTTTTGAAGCATTTAAAACTATTCCGAAAATAAATTTTTGGATGCGTATTTTTAATAGCGATGGTATGGAAGTGGCACTAATCGAGCAATCTAAAGATATGTTTTTTGCAGACAAAGTAAGTGAAGGCAAGCACACCTATGAAATTGATATGCATATCGATTTGTTGCCCGGTAGTTATCATATGTCCGTTGGAACGTATGCCAATGGTAGCGCATTTGATTACATCGATAAAGTAATTGAATTTACCGTTTTGCAAACATCAAGAAATACTACCGAGCATTATCGTTGGGATAAATCGTTTGGTAGCGTAATGGTTGAATCTAATTGGAAAAAATTAAACTAAATATACTATGGAACTAAAAGATAAAAAGATATTAGTAATTGGAGGAGCCGGATTTATAGGCGGTTTTTTGGTAAGAGAGCTGTTAAAAGAGCCTGTTAAAGAAGTTATTGTTTATGACAATTTTGCCCGTGGGAAAATGGACAATATTGAAGATTGTTTGCAAGATAAACGCTGCTATGTTTATCCAACCGGAGGCGATGTGCGTGAAACAGATATTTTAAATGATGCTATGAAAGGCGTTGATTACGTATTTCATCTAGCAGCCATGTGGTTATTGCATTGTAAA is drawn from Bacteroidota bacterium and contains these coding sequences:
- a CDS encoding ABC transporter ATP-binding protein, which produces MSNKVISVENISKQYRLGSIGRASLSDEFKSFVNRISGKKESVQIDENDRTIKGTSNLVWALKDVSFDVSQGEVVGIIGKNGAGKSTLLKILSRTTTPTTGTIKLKGRVASLLEVGTGFHPELSGRENIFLNGTIMGMTKREVAQKFDEIVDFAGVEKYIDTPVKRYSSGMYVRLAFAVAAHLEPEILIVDEVLAVGDVEFQKKCLGKMKDVSSAGRTVLFVSHNMPVLKALCTRSIMLEKGKIIKNGNTNEIVSYYLNSEKAATDKDGVIPVSTQRIGTGEGKFFYFALLDEQTKSGTDQIYFRDTLVVKLGFEAFKTIPKINFWMRIFNSDGMEVALIEQSKDMFFADKVSEGKHTYEIDMHIDLLPGSYHMSVGTYANGSAFDYIDKVIEFTVLQTSRNTTEHYRWDKSFGSVMVESNWKKLN